From a region of the Campylobacter showae genome:
- the tpx gene encoding thiol peroxidase, with the protein MAKVKFHGADVVLKGEEVFVGSCAPEVALVGQDLGEFKVGGNNGIEILVAVPSLDTGVCATETRKFNEKMAAKAAIKLSVISMDLPFAMGRFCSTEGIKNLKVGSDFRAREFGEKYGVIIGEGPLAGLLARAVFVIKDGVIIHKQIVPEITDEPNYDAVFDAIKSSGGCGCGCM; encoded by the coding sequence ATGGCAAAAGTCAAATTTCACGGCGCAGACGTCGTGCTAAAAGGCGAAGAGGTATTTGTAGGCTCATGTGCGCCCGAGGTCGCGCTAGTCGGGCAGGATCTAGGCGAGTTTAAGGTCGGCGGCAACAACGGCATCGAGATACTAGTCGCAGTTCCGTCGCTAGATACGGGCGTTTGCGCGACGGAAACGCGTAAATTTAACGAAAAAATGGCAGCCAAAGCGGCGATCAAACTAAGCGTGATTTCTATGGATCTGCCGTTTGCGATGGGTAGATTTTGCTCTACGGAGGGCATCAAAAATTTAAAAGTCGGTAGCGACTTTAGAGCTAGAGAGTTCGGCGAAAAATACGGCGTAATCATCGGCGAAGGACCGCTTGCTGGGCTTTTAGCCAGAGCTGTTTTCGTTATCAAAGACGGCGTCATCATCCACAAACAAATCGTCCCCGAGATCACGGACGAGCCAAACTATGACGCGGTATTTGACGCAATAAAATCAAGCGGAGGCTGCGGCTGCGGGTGTATGTAA
- the nrdD gene encoding anaerobic ribonucleoside-triphosphate reductase, protein MSDKEILASLEAKRTKCVVYTRVMGYHRPVESFNLGKKGEHKERVKFCEPKSR, encoded by the coding sequence ATGAGCGACAAAGAAATCTTAGCTTCGCTCGAAGCAAAGCGCACGAAATGCGTCGTTTACACCCGCGTAATGGGCTATCACCGCCCTGTAGAGAGCTTTAACCTCGGTAAAAAAGGCGAGCATAAAGAGCGCGTCAAATTTTGCGAGCCAAAATCCCGCTAA
- a CDS encoding anaerobic ribonucleoside-triphosphate reductase activating protein, which translates to MKDAGFPLYSLTPFTTLDYPDKTACIAWFAGCNMRCAYCYNVPIVTGAGQISCAEFINFLDKRKGKLSGVVFSGGECTLSPAFLPLAREVKSRGFSLKVDTNGSNLTALGQAISLNLIDYIALDFKAPKEKFLKVTGSNLYKNFLQTLEFLLQSSLKFEVRTTVHADLLDEADISEMSEILYEHGYRGVYYLQNFLDTGENFGNLTQAKVKFDPNLIRSNLEIGLRNF; encoded by the coding sequence GTGAAAGACGCTGGTTTTCCGCTTTACTCGCTCACCCCCTTTACGACTCTCGACTACCCCGACAAAACGGCCTGTATAGCGTGGTTTGCGGGCTGCAACATGCGCTGCGCCTATTGCTACAACGTCCCTATCGTCACAGGCGCTGGACAGATCAGCTGCGCCGAGTTTATCAACTTTTTAGACAAGCGCAAAGGCAAGCTTAGCGGTGTGGTTTTTAGCGGCGGCGAATGCACGCTTAGCCCAGCGTTTTTACCGCTAGCTCGCGAAGTAAAGTCGCGCGGATTTTCGCTCAAAGTCGATACCAACGGTTCAAATTTGACCGCGCTTGGACAGGCTATCTCGTTAAATTTGATCGACTATATCGCGCTTGATTTTAAAGCACCGAAAGAGAAATTTCTAAAGGTTACCGGCTCGAATTTATATAAAAACTTCTTGCAAACGCTTGAGTTTTTGCTGCAAAGCAGCCTTAAATTTGAGGTTAGAACGACGGTGCACGCGGACTTGCTAGACGAAGCCGATATCTCAGAGATGAGCGAGATTTTGTACGAGCACGGATATAGAGGCGTTTACTATCTACAAAATTTTCTCGACACGGGCGAAAATTTCGGAAATTTGACGCAGGCGAAGGTCAAATTTGATCCAAATTTGATACGTTCAAATTTAGAAATAGGGCTTAGGAATTTTTAG
- a CDS encoding DUF5625 family protein → MGDDALDDGIYKEADMSEAGSATDINFTVKKTGIYEISFIYAQDPQKQKEEEKRGEEVFPGYGSEAFTKWFCQKTTTAKLAGYYGYTTQGVPEPIGTSEEEKAACTGEKILLKVALKSMQNRKISYAKGGEMNDLKQNLSALTETFDLSKYGATSWYSAPNGGFAHDKVLLRAELEKGEYSVKVQALSDVPELKKIVTFIKISKYHNWK, encoded by the coding sequence TTGGGTGACGATGCGCTTGATGACGGCATTTACAAAGAGGCCGATATGTCGGAGGCCGGCAGCGCGACCGATATAAATTTTACCGTCAAAAAGACCGGTATCTACGAGATAAGTTTCATCTACGCGCAAGATCCGCAAAAGCAAAAAGAGGAAGAAAAACGTGGCGAAGAGGTATTCCCGGGATACGGTAGCGAGGCGTTTACGAAGTGGTTTTGCCAGAAGACTACGACAGCTAAGCTAGCCGGATACTACGGTTATACGACGCAAGGCGTCCCTGAGCCAATTGGTACGAGCGAAGAGGAAAAAGCGGCCTGTACGGGCGAAAAAATCTTGCTAAAAGTAGCGCTAAAATCCATGCAAAACCGCAAAATAAGCTACGCAAAAGGCGGCGAAATGAACGATCTAAAGCAAAATTTGAGCGCCCTAACCGAAACCTTTGATCTGTCAAAATACGGCGCAACTTCATGGTACAGCGCGCCAAACGGAGGCTTTGCGCACGATAAAGTTTTGCTCCGAGCAGAGCTCGAAAAAGGCGAATATAGCGTAAAAGTGCAGGCTCTAAGCGACGTGCCCGAGCTAAAAAAGATCGTGACGTTTATTAAAATTAGTAAATATCACAACTGGAAGTGA
- a CDS encoding HD domain-containing protein — translation MISAQLIEHIFKAASISRWNDYPKMTNLVELDKQAHKFIIAYFIAKLEHGANMNYIIEAGIFEFLARVVVTDIRPDVFHQMQKTKNEQINAWVLTILEGLVKDVEDGKFLERMRRYLTHKDKAHAKERLILKAASYLATRWEFSIVYQTSKFLSDIDELKARVEEELEDYYELIGVRKIVMNQKLAKLVDLAGRLRFQKRWAQTPRIPETAVLGHMLVVAILSYFYSLEVKACKSRLENNFFCALFHDLPESLTRDIISPVKYGIEGLNEIISEYEMRLIDEKILPFVPENFRDEFSYILGIRMENGKFIKNEFENRVCEKKPLHHEGTMENVNEDKFNAIDGKALKFCDKLAAFFEAGISISYGVKSNELTEGFNNMDKFFQKNQSLDGVNFLKVCVDFKEHFSLLQV, via the coding sequence ATGATAAGCGCGCAGCTGATCGAGCACATCTTTAAGGCCGCGTCCATCTCGCGCTGGAATGACTATCCAAAGATGACGAATTTAGTTGAGCTTGATAAGCAGGCCCATAAATTTATCATCGCGTATTTTATCGCAAAGCTCGAGCACGGCGCCAATATGAACTACATCATCGAGGCCGGTATTTTCGAGTTTCTCGCGCGAGTCGTGGTCACGGATATACGCCCCGATGTGTTTCATCAGATGCAAAAAACCAAAAACGAGCAGATAAACGCCTGGGTATTAACGATCCTAGAAGGGCTCGTAAAAGACGTCGAGGACGGTAAATTTTTAGAACGGATGCGCCGCTATCTCACGCACAAAGACAAAGCTCACGCCAAAGAGCGCCTGATCCTAAAGGCCGCTAGCTATCTCGCGACGCGCTGGGAGTTTTCGATCGTTTATCAAACGAGCAAATTTTTAAGCGACATAGACGAGCTAAAAGCGCGCGTGGAGGAGGAGCTGGAGGATTACTACGAGCTAATAGGCGTGCGTAAAATCGTGATGAATCAAAAGCTAGCCAAGCTAGTAGATCTAGCCGGCAGACTGCGCTTTCAAAAGCGCTGGGCGCAGACGCCGCGTATACCTGAAACGGCGGTTCTAGGCCATATGTTAGTCGTGGCGATTTTGAGTTATTTTTACTCGCTTGAGGTTAAGGCCTGCAAATCAAGGCTAGAAAATAACTTCTTTTGCGCGCTCTTTCACGATCTGCCAGAGTCGTTAACGCGCGATATCATTAGCCCCGTAAAATACGGTATCGAAGGGCTAAACGAGATAATCAGCGAATACGAAATGCGCCTGATAGACGAGAAAATTTTGCCTTTCGTGCCTGAAAATTTTAGAGACGAGTTTAGTTACATCCTCGGCATCCGTATGGAAAATGGCAAATTTATCAAAAACGAGTTTGAAAATAGGGTCTGCGAGAAAAAGCCTCTGCATCACGAAGGCACGATGGAAAACGTAAATGAGGATAAATTTAACGCCATCGACGGCAAAGCGCTTAAATTTTGCGACAAGCTCGCGGCTTTTTTCGAGGCTGGGATATCGATCAGCTATGGCGTAAAGTCAAACGAACTAACCGAAGGCTTTAATAATATGGATAAATTTTTTCAGAAAAATCAGAGCTTGGACGGAGTGAATTTCTTAAAAGTTTGCGTTGATTTTAAGGAGCATTTTTCGCTTTTGCAGGTTTAA
- the queF gene encoding preQ(1) synthase: MQENEVVEPKYGEKIINEFDVEKDLEIWENKHERDYKIKITLPEFCCLCPRSGYPDFATIYLEYVPAKFVVELKAIKLYINSFMTRNISHEDSINEIYEVLERKLAPKWMKITGDFNPRGNVHTVIEICSDEIIKKTQEQSFEAPKFEKFTRDSERSFDRSGYGGRESKFSKDGSRGKSFGADRRDTKTGDRKPRASSKDKFDDKPRRSGSKDGFKKPEFAGEKRARVVKKSSEDK, from the coding sequence ATGCAAGAAAATGAGGTCGTAGAGCCAAAATACGGCGAGAAAATAATAAACGAATTTGACGTAGAAAAAGACCTGGAAATCTGGGAAAATAAGCACGAGCGCGACTATAAGATCAAGATCACGTTACCGGAGTTTTGCTGCCTATGCCCGCGCTCTGGGTATCCAGACTTTGCTACAATTTATCTCGAGTACGTGCCGGCTAAATTCGTCGTCGAGCTAAAAGCTATCAAACTCTATATCAACAGTTTTATGACGCGCAACATCAGCCACGAAGATAGCATAAACGAAATTTACGAAGTTTTAGAGCGAAAGCTAGCTCCAAAATGGATGAAAATCACGGGCGACTTTAACCCTCGCGGCAACGTCCATACGGTGATCGAAATTTGCTCGGACGAGATAATCAAAAAAACGCAAGAGCAAAGCTTTGAAGCGCCGAAATTTGAGAAATTTACGAGAGATAGCGAGCGAAGTTTCGATAGAAGCGGTTACGGCGGACGCGAGTCTAAATTTAGCAAAGACGGCTCTCGCGGTAAGAGTTTCGGAGCCGATAGAAGAGATACAAAAACCGGTGATAGAAAACCTCGCGCGAGTAGTAAAGATAAATTTGACGATAAACCGCGAAGATCGGGCAGCAAAGACGGCTTTAAAAAGCCTGAATTTGCCGGCGAAAAGCGTGCCCGCGTCGTGAAAAAATCATCGGAAGATAAATGA
- a CDS encoding EAL domain-containing protein: protein MLKSELKERSNRFKTALEISSIFILSVIILMYIFVKKDQIDFDVNDIILITILVLCQVYFTAYKIYQSFQTSVLDQVTKAYNRDEILRLLSKQASKFKGKSGGNMLMLKIENLNDINERYSFVSTDILLKRLVERLEKFLNEKVSKNTLIGRYSNEYFLIFCESKSTELIHLLNVFEKSILSDGIYNIELKIKFDAIDINHSASLKNSVSYLIQKLNESDSEDKVDITDDLEKDVCNCIDMQRFIFQTQLVKSLRFGQNLKNIIVKVYTDKQGLVSKAKVQNIANKNGYEVLFDINVIKKLSELKFKDEDPIVVEISSVSIRNLKFTNFIKEFVQLGKIDPNRVIFEFSEKLVYDEINRFREILTEYKNLGFRFALNKFGGNNAGFEYFKYLPIDFVIYDIEFNKNIKNDKFKTLFENLNLTAKRVGVKSIVRFVEDDEFYNIAERYQTDFAQGFFIEKPKEI, encoded by the coding sequence ATGCTAAAATCAGAACTAAAAGAACGATCAAACAGGTTTAAAACCGCGCTTGAAATCTCTTCTATTTTTATTTTAAGCGTTATCATTTTGATGTATATTTTCGTTAAAAAAGATCAAATAGATTTTGACGTCAATGACATCATTTTGATCACTATTTTGGTTCTATGTCAAGTTTATTTTACGGCTTATAAAATTTATCAAAGCTTTCAAACGAGCGTACTCGATCAAGTAACAAAAGCCTATAATAGAGACGAAATTTTAAGACTTTTATCAAAGCAAGCTTCTAAATTTAAAGGCAAAAGCGGCGGCAATATGCTAATGCTAAAGATAGAAAATTTAAACGATATAAACGAGCGTTATAGCTTTGTTAGCACCGATATTTTGCTAAAACGACTAGTCGAGCGGCTGGAAAAATTTCTAAACGAAAAAGTGTCTAAAAACACTCTCATCGGTAGATATTCAAACGAATATTTTCTGATCTTTTGCGAGAGTAAAAGCACCGAGCTCATCCACCTTTTAAACGTTTTTGAAAAGAGCATTTTGAGCGACGGAATCTACAATATCGAGCTAAAGATCAAATTTGACGCTATAGACATAAATCACTCGGCAAGCCTCAAAAACTCGGTCTCATATCTCATCCAAAAGCTAAACGAGAGCGATAGCGAAGATAAAGTGGATATCACGGACGATCTTGAAAAAGACGTATGTAACTGCATCGATATGCAAAGATTTATCTTTCAAACTCAGCTCGTAAAAAGCCTTCGCTTCGGGCAAAATTTAAAAAATATCATCGTAAAAGTCTATACCGATAAGCAAGGTCTCGTCTCAAAAGCAAAAGTGCAAAATATCGCGAACAAAAACGGCTATGAGGTGCTTTTTGACATAAACGTCATCAAAAAGCTATCCGAGCTTAAATTTAAAGACGAAGATCCGATCGTGGTCGAAATTTCGTCGGTTTCGATTAGAAATTTAAAATTTACGAATTTTATAAAAGAGTTCGTACAGCTAGGTAAAATCGATCCAAATCGCGTTATTTTCGAGTTTAGCGAGAAGTTGGTATACGACGAGATAAATAGATTTAGAGAAATTTTAACGGAGTATAAAAATCTAGGTTTCCGATTTGCGCTTAATAAATTCGGCGGCAACAACGCGGGCTTTGAATATTTTAAATATTTGCCGATAGATTTTGTTATCTACGACATCGAATTTAACAAAAATATCAAAAACGACAAATTTAAAACGCTTTTTGAAAATCTAAATTTGACCGCAAAAAGAGTAGGCGTAAAATCCATCGTGAGATTTGTGGAGGACGACGAGTTTTACAACATCGCGGAGCGCTATCAGACCGACTTCGCGCAGGGCTTTTTCATAGAGAAGCCAAAAGAAATTTAA
- the gyrB gene encoding DNA topoisomerase (ATP-hydrolyzing) subunit B has translation MQQNYGAENIKVLKGLEAVRKRPGMYIGDTNISGLHHMIYEVVDNSIDEAMAGYCDTIDIELTREGSAIISDNGRGIPVDMHPTEKISAATVVLTVLHAGGKFDKDTYKVSGGLHGVGVSVVNALSKKLVVNIKRDGKLHRQEFSKGIPQSDLEVIKNTNRTGTQVEFWPDDSIFEVTEFDDEILTKRFRELAYLNPKITINFKDQRNGRSESFHYEGGLESFVTDLNKNEAVSKAVSFSGGEEDVLVDFALMYNDTYSENLLSFVNNIKTPDGGTHEAGFRAGLTRVITNYIAANAAAREKDTKITGEDIREGLIAVISVKVPEPQFEGQTKGKLGSSYVKPIVQKMVFEVLSKYFEENPIEARAIMEKALMAARGREAAKKARDLTRKKEGLSIGTLPGKLADCQSKDPTISELYLVEGDSAGGSAKQGRDRVFQAILPLKGKILNVEKSRLDKILKSDEIKNMITALGCGIGDEFDAERLRYHKIIIMTDADVDGSHIQTLLLTFFFRFLHKVVENGHIYLAQPPLYRYKKGKKEIYLKDERALNEFLIETGIEGVEFEGIGNADLIDFLKIVAAYRNVLKELEKRFSVISAVRYMIENPDIVSKNYGEIYEILKNYLEAQGHNILNSYVSEEEARIYVQTESGLEELLVNENLFTNPLYEEALYISQKIKERGIELKGDVIDVLDEIEKNAKKGAYIQRYKGLGEMNPEQLWETTMNPENRRLLKININDAVSASDTFNLFMGDEVEPRRNYIQEHAKDVKHLDV, from the coding sequence ATGCAGCAAAATTACGGCGCGGAAAATATTAAAGTTTTAAAAGGGCTTGAAGCGGTTAGAAAACGCCCCGGCATGTACATCGGCGATACTAACATAAGCGGCCTACATCACATGATCTACGAGGTCGTCGATAACTCAATAGATGAGGCGATGGCTGGCTACTGCGATACGATCGATATTGAGCTAACGCGCGAAGGCTCAGCGATAATCAGCGATAACGGACGCGGTATACCGGTAGATATGCACCCTACGGAGAAAATTTCAGCCGCAACGGTCGTTTTAACCGTACTTCATGCAGGCGGTAAATTTGATAAAGATACTTATAAGGTTTCAGGCGGTCTGCACGGCGTCGGCGTTAGCGTCGTAAATGCGCTTTCTAAAAAACTGGTCGTAAATATCAAACGCGACGGCAAACTACATAGACAAGAATTCTCAAAGGGTATTCCTCAAAGCGATCTTGAGGTTATCAAAAACACAAATAGAACTGGTACTCAGGTGGAGTTTTGGCCTGATGATAGCATTTTTGAGGTTACGGAATTTGACGATGAAATTTTAACCAAACGCTTTAGAGAACTAGCCTATCTAAACCCAAAAATCACGATAAATTTTAAAGATCAAAGAAACGGTAGAAGCGAGAGTTTTCACTATGAAGGCGGACTTGAAAGCTTCGTAACTGATTTAAATAAAAACGAAGCCGTAAGTAAAGCGGTATCTTTTAGCGGCGGCGAAGAGGACGTTTTGGTCGATTTTGCCTTGATGTACAACGACACTTATAGCGAAAATTTACTAAGCTTCGTAAATAACATCAAAACTCCTGACGGCGGTACGCATGAGGCGGGATTTCGCGCTGGTCTAACACGCGTGATAACAAACTACATCGCCGCAAACGCCGCAGCCCGCGAAAAAGATACAAAAATCACGGGCGAAGATATCCGCGAGGGCCTCATCGCAGTTATCAGCGTAAAGGTACCAGAGCCGCAGTTTGAGGGCCAAACTAAGGGAAAACTAGGCTCAAGCTACGTAAAACCGATCGTTCAAAAGATGGTTTTTGAGGTACTTAGTAAGTATTTTGAAGAAAATCCGATCGAAGCTCGTGCGATAATGGAAAAAGCGCTGATGGCGGCGCGCGGACGCGAAGCGGCGAAAAAAGCTCGCGATCTAACGCGTAAAAAAGAGGGTCTAAGTATAGGAACGCTGCCTGGTAAACTAGCCGACTGCCAGAGTAAAGATCCTACCATTAGCGAGCTTTATCTGGTGGAGGGCGACTCTGCGGGCGGCTCGGCTAAACAAGGACGAGATAGAGTGTTTCAGGCTATTTTGCCGTTAAAAGGTAAAATTTTAAACGTCGAAAAATCGCGCTTAGATAAAATTTTAAAATCAGACGAAATAAAAAACATGATAACCGCGCTAGGTTGCGGTATCGGCGACGAATTTGACGCTGAAAGGCTTCGCTACCACAAGATCATAATCATGACCGATGCCGACGTCGACGGTAGCCATATTCAGACGCTGCTTTTAACGTTTTTCTTTAGATTTTTGCATAAAGTCGTGGAAAACGGTCACATCTATCTAGCTCAGCCGCCTCTTTACCGCTATAAAAAGGGTAAAAAAGAGATTTATCTAAAAGACGAAAGAGCGCTCAATGAATTTCTAATAGAAACCGGCATCGAAGGGGTCGAGTTTGAAGGTATAGGAAATGCTGATCTTATAGACTTTTTAAAGATAGTCGCGGCTTACAGAAACGTGTTAAAAGAACTTGAAAAGCGATTTAGCGTGATTTCCGCGGTTAGATATATGATCGAAAATCCTGATATCGTTTCAAAAAACTACGGCGAAATTTATGAAATTTTGAAAAATTATTTAGAGGCGCAGGGACACAATATCCTAAACTCATACGTCAGCGAAGAAGAAGCTAGAATTTACGTACAAACCGAAAGCGGCCTAGAAGAGCTTTTGGTAAATGAAAATTTGTTTACAAATCCGCTTTACGAAGAGGCACTTTATATCAGCCAAAAAATAAAAGAGCGCGGTATCGAGCTAAAAGGCGACGTGATAGACGTACTAGACGAGATCGAAAAAAATGCCAAAAAAGGCGCCTATATACAGCGCTATAAAGGCCTTGGTGAGATGAATCCAGAACAGCTGTGGGAAACGACGATGAATCCAGAAAATCGTCGTTTGCTAAAAATAAACATAAACGATGCCGTAAGCGCGTCGGATACGTTTAATCTATTTATGGGCGATGAGGTCGAACCGCGAAGAAACTACATACAAGAGCACGCAAAAGACGTGAAACATTTGGACGTGTAA
- the dnaN gene encoding DNA polymerase III subunit beta, whose protein sequence is MKVAINKNALESIVTNSNSYLEKKDLSAITSHIFIGAKDGILNIKATDHEIGLAYKLSNVKIMDEGNATANGKKLLDIIRSLKDEEITLETVNNYLYIKQKNSKYKLPMYKFEDFPNFPTIENKNKFEVDAVMLGRSLKKIFTSIDNNNPKFELNGALIDIKQNYINIVGTDTKRLSVFRFETPTQSEFSLIIPKKAISEIQKLFFDKIEIYYDDTTLIAQSANFEFFTKLINGRFPDYNRVIPQEIKRRLRLSRDKMVEGIKTVSIISESTKIVFAPQTISFESIVEDNSEAKTTIEFATGLEEEIYVGVKNRYLLDFLQSIEEEHFEFGFNDSNLAFTVSSNELKTVIMPINL, encoded by the coding sequence ATGAAAGTCGCGATTAATAAAAACGCTTTAGAAAGCATCGTAACAAATAGCAATTCTTACCTAGAGAAAAAAGATCTAAGCGCTATAACTTCGCATATATTTATCGGAGCTAAAGACGGTATCCTAAATATCAAAGCAACAGACCACGAGATCGGTCTAGCCTATAAACTCTCAAACGTCAAAATAATGGACGAAGGAAACGCTACTGCAAACGGTAAGAAATTACTTGACATCATAAGAAGCTTAAAAGACGAAGAAATCACACTAGAGACGGTAAATAACTACCTCTACATAAAACAAAAAAACTCAAAATATAAGCTTCCGATGTATAAATTTGAAGATTTTCCAAATTTCCCGACGATAGAAAATAAAAATAAATTTGAAGTCGATGCCGTAATGCTTGGACGAAGTTTAAAGAAAATTTTTACAAGCATCGACAATAATAACCCTAAATTTGAACTAAACGGCGCACTTATAGACATCAAGCAAAACTACATAAATATCGTCGGTACCGACACGAAAAGGCTTAGCGTATTTAGATTTGAAACGCCGACTCAAAGCGAATTTTCTTTGATAATCCCGAAAAAAGCCATTAGCGAAATTCAAAAGCTATTTTTTGATAAGATCGAAATTTACTACGACGATACGACCCTGATCGCTCAAAGTGCAAATTTCGAGTTTTTTACAAAGCTTATAAACGGCAGATTTCCTGACTACAACAGAGTAATCCCGCAAGAAATCAAACGAAGACTAAGACTAAGCAGAGATAAAATGGTAGAAGGCATCAAAACCGTCTCAATCATCTCTGAGAGCACGAAAATCGTATTTGCTCCTCAAACCATAAGCTTTGAAAGCATCGTAGAGGATAACTCTGAGGCTAAAACAACGATAGAATTTGCAACCGGACTAGAAGAAGAAATCTACGTCGGCGTGAAAAATAGATACTTGCTTGATTTCTTACAAAGCATCGAAGAGGAGCATTTCGAATTTGGATTTAACGACTCGAATTTAGCCTTTACGGTGAGCTCAAACGAGCTAAAAACGGTAATCATGCCGATAAATTTATAA
- the dnaA gene encoding chromosomal replication initiator protein DnaA encodes MVANEVLELLSKEILPSEFECYIKQLKFNEKSSNSTNVVFNAPNEIIAKFIQTKYASKIAHLFEVKTGQKPVINVLAATKTQSKPAKKVDVKEIKAQSSLLNPSYTFENFVVGDSNQFAFLSAKAVSEQLGKIYNPLFIYGPTGLGKTHLLQSVGNFCLNGGKMVICVTSEQFITDFTYNLNNHSMERFREKYRNCDVLLIDDVQFLGKTDKIQEEFFHTFNELHAKNGQIVMTSDRQPKLLKGFEDRLRTRFEWGIIADITPPELDTKIAIIKKKCEFDKIYLDKDVINYIATNMGDNIREIESAIINLNAYARLMRQEITLEFAKNILRDQIKEKRENINLENIVEIVSKELNVKPSDMKSKSRSKNIVEARRIVIYLAKNLTPNSMPQIAQFFNMKDHSAVSHSIKKINELIETNEYFKVRVEELKNKILTKE; translated from the coding sequence TTGGTCGCAAACGAGGTTTTGGAGCTACTTTCCAAAGAAATTTTACCGTCGGAATTTGAATGCTACATCAAGCAGCTTAAATTTAACGAAAAAAGCTCAAATTCGACGAACGTCGTATTTAACGCGCCAAACGAGATTATCGCCAAATTTATCCAGACCAAATACGCCTCCAAAATCGCTCATCTTTTTGAAGTAAAAACTGGACAAAAGCCCGTAATCAACGTCCTAGCCGCGACCAAAACGCAAAGCAAACCGGCTAAAAAAGTGGACGTAAAAGAGATAAAAGCGCAAAGCAGCCTGCTAAATCCAAGCTACACTTTTGAAAATTTCGTCGTCGGCGACTCGAATCAATTTGCATTTTTAAGCGCGAAAGCCGTATCCGAGCAGCTGGGTAAAATTTACAATCCGCTTTTTATCTACGGCCCGACGGGACTTGGCAAAACTCACCTTTTGCAATCAGTCGGAAATTTTTGCCTAAACGGCGGCAAAATGGTTATTTGCGTCACGAGCGAGCAGTTTATAACGGATTTTACCTATAACCTCAACAACCACTCGATGGAGCGATTTCGCGAAAAGTACCGAAACTGCGACGTTTTACTCATCGACGACGTACAGTTTTTAGGCAAAACGGATAAAATCCAAGAAGAGTTTTTCCATACGTTTAACGAGCTTCACGCTAAAAACGGCCAGATCGTGATGACCTCGGACCGCCAGCCAAAGCTACTAAAAGGCTTTGAAGATAGGCTAAGAACGCGTTTTGAGTGGGGTATCATCGCCGATATCACGCCACCGGAGCTCGATACCAAAATCGCAATCATCAAGAAAAAGTGCGAATTTGATAAAATTTACCTCGACAAAGACGTCATAAACTATATCGCAACAAACATGGGCGACAACATTCGAGAAATCGAAAGCGCAATAATAAATTTAAACGCTTACGCAAGGCTCATGAGGCAGGAAATCACGCTAGAGTTTGCCAAAAATATCCTGCGCGATCAGATAAAAGAAAAACGCGAAAATATAAACCTAGAAAATATCGTTGAAATCGTGAGCAAAGAGCTAAATGTCAAACCAAGCGATATGAAAAGTAAATCCCGCTCGAAAAATATCGTCGAAGCTAGACGCATAGTGATATATCTGGCTAAAAATTTGACGCCAAACTCGATGCCGCAGATCGCACAATTTTTCAACATGAAAGATCACTCGGCAGTAAGCCACAGCATAAAAAAAATAAACGAACTAATAGAAACGAATGAATATTTTAAAGTTCGCGTCGAAGAACTAAAGAATAAAATTTTAACCAAAGAGTAA
- the ruvC gene encoding crossover junction endodeoxyribonuclease RuvC: protein MKILGIDPGSRNCGYAIVEKTPVKTILIEAGLIKIKLNSLQYQITELCEGLDLIFKNHKFDEVAIEDIFFAYNPKTVLKLAQFRGALSLKILQLHGDFAEYTPLQVKKTVTGKAKADKEQVAFMVKKILGITKEIKPLDITDAIAIALTHANNLRLK from the coding sequence ATGAAAATTTTAGGAATCGATCCGGGATCGCGAAATTGCGGCTATGCAATCGTCGAAAAGACGCCCGTGAAAACTATTTTGATCGAGGCGGGACTAATCAAAATAAAACTGAATTCTTTGCAGTATCAAATCACCGAACTTTGCGAGGGACTTGACCTGATTTTTAAAAATCATAAATTTGACGAAGTGGCGATCGAGGACATATTTTTCGCTTATAATCCAAAAACGGTTCTAAAGCTCGCGCAGTTTCGAGGCGCGCTCAGTCTTAAAATTTTACAGCTTCACGGTGATTTTGCCGAGTATACGCCGCTTCAGGTTAAAAAAACGGTCACGGGCAAAGCCAAGGCCGACAAAGAGCAGGTGGCCTTTATGGTTAAGAAAATTCTCGGTATAACAAAGGAGATCAAACCGCTTGACATCACCGACGCTATCGCTATCGCGCTAACGCATGCGAATAATTTACGCTTAAAATAA